The stretch of DNA AGGAGTTGATAGAGCAAACATGTCGCATGAACAAACGTCGTGCTCATCCGGCAACTTTTCAGATCTTACTTGCTCTTGGCGATTCTTAACTTGATGCGAATGGGGCGAAAGATTCTTCGCCCGTACGGTGCCAATCAACGTCCTATCCCTTTCACGAAGGGTCAAGGGACGAAAACTAGACCATTTTTCGACTCTCGACCCTTGACCATCTTAACCTCAGCCTAAACCTTAACCTGTTTTTGCATCTCCGCTACACTTAACGAATTAATGTGTCAGCACGTAGATCGCGAGATTGATCGCCATACGTATCGCCTGCTCACGCACCTCAGGGGGATCGTGATGTATCTCCGGATCCTCCAACCCGTCGCTGATATCCGCGCTGAAGGAATAAAAAACGACCATTCTACCGTTATAGAATATGGCATATCCCTGAGCCGGATCGCCGTCATGCTCGTGGATTTTAGGCAATCCTGGAAGGTCGTAGAAGCAGTGATAGATCAGGTGATTATCCGGCACCGGAACTAGATCCCCCTCGGGGAAGACTTTCTTTATCTCCCGTCTGAAGCTTTTATCCATACCGTATGAGTCCTCGGCGAAGAGGAAGCCGCCATGTGTCAGATACCCCCTCAACGACCGAACCTCATCATCGCTCAGTTTGATGTTGCCGTGTCCGGTCATGAAGATAAGAGGATATCTGTATATTCGCCTGTCAGTGAGGGATAGGACGACCTGATCCTCAGCCGTATCGATTCCCACCCTTTCCCTTAACGCTTTAAGCCAGTTAGGGATCGTGGTTCTGCTGTCATACCAATCTCCCCCACCTGAATATTTGATCCTGGCGATCGTAAACTTGGCCTCCGCAGCGGCGGAGATAAACGCCGTGATGAGCATCGAGATCATCGCACACAGGATGATAGATCTGACCTTCACATCAGGTCCCTCCTTTTTCTGAGTATCCACTCAGCTGATAGGATCAAAGCTACCACGCCCAGCAATAGAGGGGTATCCCAGATCTCCCTCTCCCTTTGAAGGGTGATAAATTCATCCTTGGTTTTGATCATCTTCGGCAGATGATCTAGATCCTTCAATCCGATATATCTGCCGCCGGATATCTCCGCCAGCTTTTTAAGATATCCCTCATCGAGGTAAAGTTTCTCGAACTCCAGGGTGGATCTTCGAACTTCACACCTCACGGAATCCTCACCCAGCATTGCTCCGCCGTATCGAGCTCGAACGCTAAACTGGTACGAACCCTCGCGCAGGAACTTATAAGAGACGGTATAGACCCCCGCCGTACCTTCGACCTCCTCAACTTCCAGCGGCAGCTCCCTGCCGTATGGGGTTTTAAGCGTCACTTCAACCTGTGCGTTTTTGAGGGGGGTGAAGGTTTCGTCATAAACCCGCACGGTCAGATCGCATCTATCGCCGAGTTGGAAGATTTTCCTACTGAGCGAAGCGGAGACAAGCTTCGCCGTGGTTCTGGTTCCGATCCACCTTATCGCCTGAGCCCAAAATCTTCTGTAGGGCGTGTTTGAGTCCCTAGGCCGACCGGCCAAAGCCCCCCACACCTTGAAATCCCATCCCCAAAGCCCGGCTCCGTTGATGAACAGCACCTTCCCGGAGCCGTATCTCTGGAAGAGCACCACGGGCAGATCGGTTTCTACCCTGTATATCGCCAGAATACTTGCGCCCGACTTCGGCGAAAATCCCGTGAAAAGCCCCTCAAGCGGCGGTAAGTTCTTCCAGGCGACGAGGTTTTCCTCCTTCGTCCCCCCCAATCTCACCACAGGATGATACATCCCCTCACGGGTGAGAGTGGGATTGAACTCCTCCGAGCGGAGGATACAGCCCTGTGGGGGAATGGATATGGGCAGAAGGCGGGCAAGAGGTGTACCCGTCAATCCTCTAGGGCCCATACTGTTTTTGCCGGGCAGGAATATCACGCCTCCGCCTGAGGAGACATATCTGACGATCGATTCAAACTCACCCTTTGTAAGCGATAAGGAATCCAGGTCTCCGATCACTAACACATCGTACCTCGTTAGCTTGCCGGGGGCGGGCAACCCTTCGAGTCCCCCTTCTATGGGAACTGATCCCTTCAGGCTGGGGACCGTTCCCGGTGATTTTCGACGTGGGAGTATGAGATAATCCGGCTTCACGCTCGGATCACCCTCAAGTGCCCTTTTGAGGAATGCGAACTCCCATCTGGGCGTGGATTCGATGAGGAGAACCCTCAACTTGGATTTGACGACTTTCAGGGAAAAGACCTTGGAGTTGTTTTCAGATGATACCTCACCGGGTAAGGTGGGAAGTGAGAGGGTATACGTGAAATCGCCCTCAACAGATGGTTTAAGCTGAAACTTCACCCGCACTATTCGTCCTCTGAGTTCCGTCAGCTTCCTCACCTCCGGCTTATCTTCATTTCCCTTGAGGGTCACCTGAATTTTCTCGCCATCATATCCCAGATTTTCGATGAAGGCGTTAACTTCGGTCGTATGCCCCACGTAGGCTATCGGGGGGATGGAAATGGAGGTTATCCTTATATCTTTAGGTGGTCTAGGCGATCCGACCCCGACAGCGTAGATGGGGACGGGAAACTTTCGCGGCAGCGGTCTTCCCGATGTATCGGCTCCATCGCTCAGCAGCACGACTCCAGCTATCAGCCTGCCGCGCCATGCATTAACCGCTGAAAACAGCGAGGAGATGATCTGAGTGGAGTCATCATCTGCCTCCAGCTTTTCCACGTCCAAGGAACTCCTCAACGATGAACCGAAGGTGTAGCCATGCAGCTCGAACCTGTCGTTGAGCCTCTCCAGTATCCCGTTTGAAAGCGCCTTTTTAACTCGATCGATCCGTTTCTCCCCATCATCCTCGATCGACATACTGCGTGAGGTATCGACGAGCAATATGAGTTCGGGTTTTCTACGCACCTTTTCGCTGAATATGAGCGTTGGCTCCAGCAGCGCTAAGGTGAGGGTGAGAACAGCCAATCCCTTAAGCGCCACAAGGATCGCCCTGTATTTTCCTTCCGGGCCTCTCAGTTTCAGATAGCTCGCTATGATGATGAGAAATATCGGCGTAAATATGAGTGCTCCGTTCCAGAGCGGCCTGGAAAGAATGAAATTCACCCTCTGCCTCCGAACATCAGATGACGGCGCACTAGTAGTGTATCAGCGAGGGGATGAGGTGTCAAGGCCGCGCACTGTTGATCCAGCGGCTTATCTCATGGCTCTTCCAAAAGTGGATATTACCGGTCTTGCGGATCTCCCCGCTCTCAGCGGTAATAATCAGAGGAAAGACCATGTGAGGAGGTATAAGCTGTGTTCTACCGAGATGACAAGTTTATGTTAAATCCACCTGCTGGCTGGTCCATATAGAATCCGGCATGGCAGAAGGCGAGCTGTCTCGTGGCCCGCGCGACCGAATGCCGCACACTTACGGGATATTATTTGAGGATCGGTAATCACATCGATCGATATATCATGATCTGCTCCATGCGTCTTGGGATGGAGATATGAATCGATCTTCGCTTGCCGGTGTCGTCTTTGACCACAAGTGGAGTCTCGATAATATTGCTAAGTCGGGTTGCCCGTGACTCATAATAGAGCCAGATCCTTTTAGAGGAGTATGGATTGACCTGAACCTCCTTGCCTGGATAAAACTGCTCGTGCTGCGGGAAGGGTATGAGGATCTCGTCTGAACCCTTTTTAAGCTTTATCGGGTCAGGGTTTTCCCTCGGCGAATAGCCGCTCAGCTTACACCTTGTTATCTTTATAGCACGGCCGGATCTATTGATGAGGTTGACGGAGACGATCATGGCTATTCTCCTCCGATCCTCCCGGTCCACGAACCAGGTATCCTCCTGAATTGGCTCGATCTCCAGGCCCGGTATCTGGAGCTTATGGTGGATGAACTTCCCGATCGCCCCGACCGCTATCAATCCCATAACCGTTAAAGCTCCGGCCGTGCTCCTGAGAAAATCCACAAGCATCCAGAAGAAGTCCTCTAAAATCTTCCTCCCTCCTTCCTATGAATTATTCGGCACAAGGGAAATATGAACGTCACATATGGCTTTTAGCTCCTCACCATAAGCTGATGCTATCAGTATCGCCTTACCCATGTTTTTCAGTTCCTTCAGAAGATCGGTAACGATTTTCCTCCATCTCGCGTCGAGCGGTATGAGGGGTTCATCCAGGATCACCGCCTTGGGATCGTGGACGATCTCACAGGCCAGTCTGAGCCTTATTCTCTCACCTGCGGAGAGCCTCTCGATTGGACAATCGGTCATCTCCTCCAGTTCAAAGAGCTTCTCCATCGCTTCGATCCTGTCCCTCAGCTTTTTCCCTCTAAGCCCGTGGATAGAGCCCAAATACCTCAGATATTCTATGGCCTTTATCCTTCTCATCCGGCGGGATAGATCATCCTGGGCGAGGTAGCCGATGATCTTCAGCGACTCGTTCCATCTTTTAAAGGGATCGATCCCGAAGACCCTCACGGCGCCGGAATCCGGACGGGTTATACCTGCGGCAAGTTCGAGCAAGAGAGATTTGCCCGATCCGTTCGGCCCTGTTACCCCTGCTATCTGCCCGGGTTCAACCCGTAACGTTATACCCTCGAATATCCTTTTCCCTTTTATCCTTTTAGAGACCGACTCGATATATATCATCTTATCGCAGAATAGCTAGTTTTCCGATCCTCTCGATTTTCCTATGACCGACTTTGACTGTGACCTTATACAGGTAGACGCCGTTCGCGAGCGGTCTGCCGTTTTTATCCGTGCAATCCCAGTACTCCTCGTTATATTTTCTCTCCGCCGAGGCGTGCTCTATCGTCCTGACCAACCTCCCCGCCAACGTATATATCTTTATCGTAACGTCATCGGGCTGTTGTGTGAGGTAATAGTAAAAGACGGTATCCTTGGAGATGGGATTTGGGACGTTGATGAGCTTTTCCAATCTAACGGGCTCGTTGATTTCGATGTGCAATTCCCTTGAGGCCTTGTTCTCGCTGGTGTCGGCCACATCGACTTGGAGGACATACCTGCCATTGGGACAGTCGGGTTCGAAGAAAAGCATGGCTTTATCCGGCTGAGCGTTTGAGAAATCCAGCTTATATTCCCCCTCCTTCAACTCGCTGGGACCCTCAAGCTCGGAGCCGAATCGGGCCCTCAGCGTTTTGATATCCAATCCGTGATCGTCCTCGATGATCAACACGAAATGCGGCTGACTGTCCAGAATATCCCCATCTGAGATCTCCCTCTCGTTCGCATAAACCCTGATCTTCGGCGGCGACAGGTCCGGTTCCTTTTCGACGTAGAAAACCATCTCCTGGAAATCCCCCAGATCGGATTTGACCTGATTGCCGCACATATCGCTGACGCCGATCCTGAAGGTGTATCTGCCGATGTGCAGGATGGGGTTATATCTGATGGGGACGACCTCTCCCTCCCCCGATATGCTGTACTCTTTAGGTGATACCTCCTTGAAACTCCCCTCTTTCCCACCGCGGTCGGCCTTGACTAGAAGCCTGAAAGAGGAGGTATCGATGAAATTGGGATCTTCGAGCAGGATGGATATATGTGGGCGGGGCGGGATGACCGATCCGGGCTTCGGGGTTTCACCATCAACCCAGAGCTTGACCTCCGGCGGCGTATCGTCCAATCCGTGCATCAAGGTGAACGATCCCAGGCGGTCGACCTCGGCTTCCACCTCGCCGATATAGGTGGTCCTGAATATGAACTTATCCCCTGCCTTGAAACTCTGGCTGCCCGGCACAACGTTAATCTTCACCCCCAAACTTCTCAGCGTCAGCGTCTTATCTATCTCCCCCTCGGCGATCGCTCCTCCTCCATCGGTGGATACCGGAACCCCATATTCGTCGAAGATCTGGTATCTCATCTTATCGAGGAAGATGATGATCCAATTGCCGGTTTTCCTGGGAGTAGGATTCTCAACCGGTTCGATTATAGGGGTTCCGTCGCCTATGTTATAGTTCCTCATGTTGATGATTCCCACGTTGTTGCCGGTGGTCATCACAGTCGAGAAACAGAAGGTATCGCCGAGGTGTGGCTTTTCCCCCTTAGTATCGAAGAGGATTATCCTGATACCCAGTATATCGTTGCGAAAGACATCTCCAACCTTGCCGATTCCCTCCACTCTTTCGAAGGTGTTCGATCCCTCTCGCTTAAGCAATAGTATATATCTCGATTCATCCAGGAACATGAGAACCCAATCGCCGACGGGTGTGATGGCGTTATCTACTATCACCTTCGACAACAGCAGGTTTCTGGTGAAGCTATTCTGCGAGACAGGGGGGGAGATGTGGAAGGCGTTCTCCGTTTTGATCCACGACTTCACCTTTCGCCATGCTTCAAGCTGAGGGTCCCATCGGAATATGGCCAGATGTTCCTCCCACCGTTTAATCTCCGATTTAAGCTGATTACGCTGAATTGTGGTGAGATAATCGCCGAGGTTTAATCTCTGACGGATATAATCGTCGAGTTTCTTCCTATCATATTTCATGCTTATCCTGATCGGGCCGATAAGGGATGCCGAACCGGACCGCAGCTCAAGTTTAAACATCTTGCTTTCAAGCGGAACAGGCATCAGGGCGGGGAACAGATCGGGCTGATCGCTATGACTCACCGGCAGGGCGGTCACCGAGAGGTTGGTCTCGGCTGAGACGGAGCTTTTAGGGATCTCAAGCGTCAGGATCTTATCGATGCTTTCCCCGATGACATCCCTATCTCCGAGGATGAAATCGTTGACGGCGAAAAGCTTAACTCCCTCGTTATCGACGTCGGATGGCTCCTTGATCCTCCCCTGAACCTTATCCTCGTGGTCGTATTCCGGCATCTCAGGATCGATCCAGGCGTATATCTTGTGAACGCCGGAGTCGAGAGGCCTTTTCAACGGCAGCTCAACCCTGACCCTCTGCATCACCTCCTTGGCCTCCTGCCATGAGTCGGGGGGGATGACCGCCTTGCCCAGTATTTGGGCGTCGACGTCCACGGTGCTGTCCCCGTTCTTATCCGGATCTCCGTCGAAGAAACAGACCAGCACGGGAACCTTGATGGGTTTATCGCCGTTGTTCTCGAAATCGGCCCAGATGATCCATCCGCCTATTTCCCTTGAATATTCATATCCTATCCTGGGTGAAGTGGCCTCGCCGTGATATGAAATCGCCAGATTAATACCTACGGGGGCAGGCACGGTTCGCTCAGAGCTGCTCGCTATCCTGTTGTCCATGTCTATGGCCGTCACCTCATAGTGAACCGAGTATCCGGTTTCGGGCAAGGGTATGGGTTTCTCCGTTTTGTAAATCTCCTTTTTATCGCCCAGGACCATCCTGGTGATGTTCGATCGGTAA from Candidatus Poribacteria bacterium encodes:
- a CDS encoding DUF4159 domain-containing protein — encoded protein: MISMLITAFISAAAEAKFTIARIKYSGGGDWYDSRTTIPNWLKALRERVGIDTAEDQVVLSLTDRRIYRYPLIFMTGHGNIKLSDDEVRSLRGYLTHGGFLFAEDSYGMDKSFRREIKKVFPEGDLVPVPDNHLIYHCFYDLPGLPKIHEHDGDPAQGYAIFYNGRMVVFYSFSADISDGLEDPEIHHDPPEVREQAIRMAINLAIYVLTH
- a CDS encoding ABC transporter ATP-binding protein, whose translation is MIYIESVSKRIKGKRIFEGITLRVEPGQIAGVTGPNGSGKSLLLELAAGITRPDSGAVRVFGIDPFKRWNESLKIIGYLAQDDLSRRMRRIKAIEYLRYLGSIHGLRGKKLRDRIEAMEKLFELEEMTDCPIERLSAGERIRLRLACEIVHDPKAVILDEPLIPLDARWRKIVTDLLKELKNMGKAILIASAYGEELKAICDVHISLVPNNS